In Aedes albopictus strain Foshan chromosome 3, AalbF5, whole genome shotgun sequence, the genomic window gtacacctttcaactatttttgcagtacaaattaaaagacgattattttgaccatcgttcaatcgaagaccactttatcaagaagacttgcagcactgctcaaaatcgggagtcactgttagcagcgccaccacggataAAGGTGGAAGCATTTATGATAGTATGTGTAAAACTTCAAaatcgcaccaatacactcttacatttttatacaaaggtaccaccttagctcatcaggcggcggtgccgtcggtgacgcatgccgttagtatgggaaaacaacagagttgcatgtcttcttgataaagtagtcttcggttcaatgcaaggagtcaatcaaaatacaaataaacagctgagatattaacgaaagagaggaaaaccaaagagaacctctcttctgcagataggacctttagacatgtttggcctgaattaatataatttgcacaaaatagaataaatctagattgagtttaaataagggcgaaagtaacataagagagttctcttcatcgactctcttttcTTCAAATTaatgtgacaagatgcaagtatggttgcaccacagacaaacagacgtaacacttcgaacatttttcgattcaaatcatagtcacggaaacatattcgcccaatgctaaaaggactaagtttggccgaccaccaactaggtggcggtagtgagcaaacgtcaaactctaacaaaaactatgcgagcgccacggttgggcagttggccaactatcaaattttgaaaaagaccgttaagtcggtgtacgatgagaattatcagagtgttacgtctgtttgtctgtggttgcacTTTTAGGTCATAAAccgctagattgcgatgcaatctagcgtctaagtgtaaaggAGGAGGAACTTAATAAATATTTGTTAACTTAATAAATATTGTTAAGTGGAATTGTGCAATATAAAATGTACAACTAAGCatacttcaggccaaacatgtctaaaggtcctatctgcagaagagaggttctctttggttttcctctctttcgttaatatctcagctgtttatttgtattttgattgacgccttgcattgaacgatggtcaacataatcgtcttttaatttgtactgcaaaaatagttgaaaggtgtaccattacattgcaataattgaaagagaaagtcaacaaagagagcctctcaaatgcagataggacctattgaaatgttcggcctgacttatgtaactaacggtctacgaatgattgacgttaaataaaaaagttcgattgaatttgcatcttgtcactttaatttgcaaaagagagagtcgatgaagagaacttcctcatgttactttcgcccttatttaaactcaatctagaaatatataacatttttttggtattgcttttttcactgaaaattttccttgcttcgctgaataacatgacgttttcttccagcgaaggcttacgcgatacagaaaaacgctgaatttcacactaacaccaccgacgaaccgacgtgacagctagaacaaataaattcaaatttgttgtccccgacgccataatgaaaaatagccgaacactaccgcctcctctataacggttcgcgttattttgatagcttgactccaaacccccgtgtattcatatgcgaaaaggttcgcgcctgtgctgatttgacagaagcgttcgctcacttcgctggtcgaccgtggacacttttgaaacaccactgtcacgtcggttcgtcggtgctaacactgcagaaaatctgtcaacaataactcaatacacatgcattttcagcgaaaagatctatttgcgtgacaacaatccactcccatgactaccgggcggccgccgtcaaatatcaggattgccaactgtccggcgactgctgtcagttttctttgtcgccgaatctggcgctgggtcttcggcgcggaaacccaaaggtgggaattaaaattttggggtttacgcgcaataacatcgcggcccccctggactggcttcacggcccccagggggtcgcggaccaccggttggaaaCCCGTGGAATAGGGTTTAAATGATCCAATATGTAATCAATATTgaaaagtatctacttttatgaGCTCTTCTGAACAAGCCAAACATCACCGTGCCTGTCCAAATATAAAATatttacacagacaaacagacgtaacaccttgaacgattttcatggaattccatcgcccagttcacactaccatcacctggtgggaaagttgcacgaatcgctgtgttgtgcaatatcgtcaacagaaggcgctcgtgtgaaacgtcaaacgcatagaaaaacgatgcgtgcgcctctggtggtgaaagccacaactatggacatttaaaatgatcgttaaaagcgtggttgatgaaaatttcgcaagtgttacgtctttttgtctgtgatATTTATATTCCTGCTAAAAGGTTTTTGACTTTCAACTGTAATGTCTTTTCTCtgttgtcgttttcgtttttgcggtgcagctacaccggtgcagcacttttgcaccggaAACGTTCACACTCAATCACGCTTCCactgttcggtaatttattttacggtttgggaagattcaaaaattacgtccatcgtttttcgggatttctagaccccccctcccccctctgtcacgcaatttccctatacccaatacacgtactgtcacacttttctagaccccccccccctcccccaaatgttggacgtaatttttgaacgttccctttttGATCAGTAAATCGAAAAAATACCGATATTTCAGCTATTCTACACAGAAATACTGACTTTCAGCAACACATTTCATTTGTTTGCTGAAGACGGTAATTGCTACTACCGGTAGCTCAGTAAAACCGAATATTCACTGAAAAGAGTGAAAAGTCAGTAAAAGCAAGTGCCGACTTCTCAGCATTCACTACGTTTTACCGAGTTTTcatcaaaatgcaatgaaaacaAACCACGCGCGCATATTGGGCAGCTGTCAAACGAAAATGCTTTTCGCAATGAAGCTGGTTGCGGCCATTGAAGGAAGAAACTTTTGCGGCAACTGCGCTGCTTTTAACGaagatttgcctttggaaaaGTTGCCCTTTCCCATATCTGGTTAttgctaatgtcgttttcgtttttacgGAGGTGCTACACCGGTAaacacttttgcaccgaaaatgttcgtttttgattttcgtgctacaccggtgtagcactttttccaaggggaatgacatatccttttctaaccgggaaatccgcatttatccgtccctaaccgtcgctaaccgctgctaactgagcagcactTAGACGCAGTTgtcgacggttagcaacggataaatgcggatttttctggttagcaaaggaagtgtcattccccctgcgggtgtagcactttttctgcaccgctcatgataacaatagagttaataaactatagaggaagaatgtcgctgctgttccctttgttctcgctcgcaaacatgtcgggtatctatctgtcaaactgcatactttttcgctttgacacttatagcccggcctatctccgccagcaagagatgtttcggcagcgacgccagcgacattcttcctctattagcctgtgtatgctggcaaaattcttttgttctttgacttttactgcgagccctgttttggtgctgtcctgctcactctcacagaaattttgaacacagtgctcgcagtaaaagtcataatctcacagcatgcagaggctaatattgggtttcttattaatgtttagactactgtgataatttgtgaatctactgaatcatcatttcccaccGAAATTTCTCActtatcaaacttattttgtttacctgttgtgcatccgacgcccctgtcatgaactcaacggaacttgtgtatgccagccgctgcgaagtcgtgtgcgaaattcgactgtgatgataatgaatttcggccgaatCTAAATGGGTGCAGATGTTGcaatagtttattacctctatccacttatccgcgagcggcaaTGGcagcggcgggcatatccaaccggttcagattttgacgtttcttgggggaaagtcaaaacagtttcattctcctcctcaccccttcacccaccgtttggtggcgccaaccggttgcgatccccaagaaacgtcaaaattcgaatcggttatttgtgcccgccgccgccattaccgctcgcggataagtggattatGATAACAGAtgatattgcgcagttcccacccaactggacccctctcgcacttagtataagtgcgggatcgtgaataaaactgcgatcgaaacgtttcggtgtcttctgcgcacttattcagcactttgtaatgcataagtgcgcagaagacaccgacacgattcgatgcaaaatcgcagttttattcacgatcccgcacttatactaactgcggaaggggtccagtggggtgggaaatgcgcaataaccGCTCgatactatagacactatagattcagACTCGcgaagacatggttgagcaaaacgattttagtgtgttttgccgtgaatttagagtgtaccgagcgaatatgacgtcacgcaatccactgTCGTTATTGGAattgtgacgtcatgctcgtttggctacacgaactgacagttcgtttggctacagttgtcttcgcctccgcgagtctatggaatctacacggagaaacaaaagtacccaaaagtgtgttcaatccacccaacttcgaggttgcgtgcgggaagccaattttgagttgatggagttgatgttgaggtaggtagtttgcatttaggcgtattcgaccaaagtacctaaagtcgaagtttttttaactcaaccgtcagttaattttactcaactttcggttctatgtcacttactcaattttggcttcccgcatcgaactctcaaagttgggttgttttgctattcactctttgacaacaacaaagagagcgaatgaaagaggatgcaaaaaagaactcaaaagtgagcttaaaaatactcaaatttgagttttcttgtttttcagtgtatagTGTCTATACTCGATACCCCTCGGCGATTTGCGCGCGCACATAGTGCAGTCATGCCAACACTGACGAACCAAACTCCCGTCCGCGGTGTCAAAATTGACAGCTCAAGCTGTCATCGGTTTCTCTGCTGTCGCCGAACCTTCTTTTCGGTTGTTCCTTTCGTACTGAACGATCAGCCGCGTGTTGTACTCTGATCAAATGTAAGTAGTTTTCCGCAGTTTTTCCGGTGGAAAATCGGTGAAAATGATCGCTATGTTGCGTGCTGGAGTAGCTGGTTGTGGAAATGTATGAATCAAGTGGATTTTGTTGCGATGTTGGGTGCAATTTGTCCAAAATCATTTTGTTTACAATGGCTCAGTGGAACCGTCCAGTGGAAGTGATTTTGTGACACGTTTCCGGCGATTCGGTCAAATAAACGGATGTTTCGTCTGTTGGACAATGAACCACTAGTTATCAGTGGgaaatatttcatatttttttaacgtttccacCGGAAAAACTAACATCCGCTTGTAATACAACTAGAATCACATAACCTAACCTCAATTGTCTCCCTGTTCTCTTCCACAGAAGCAAAAATGGCCCTGCGACCAGCTTATAAGCCCAAAATCGTCAAGAAGCGGACGAAGAAGTTCATCCGCCACCAGTCGGACCGCTATGACAAGCTTGCCGTAAGTATTCCAATGCGTTTCGGTGCATTCCCAAAGGGATTTGTTTACAAAAATCGCCTTTGTTTACACCGGAAGGTTGCTTGTTATTGACCGATTCCTTGTTCCCATTGCAGCCCAACTGGCGTAAGCCGAAAGGTATTGATAACCGAGTGCGCCGTCGCTTCAAGGGTCAGTACCTGATGCCCAACATCGGTTACGGATCGAACAAGCGCACCCGCCATATGCTGCCCAACGGATTCAAGAAGTTCCTGGTCCACAACGTCCGCGAGCTGGAGGTGCTGATGATGCAGAACCGTGTCTACTGCGCCGAAATCGCCCACGCCGTGTCGTCCAAGAAGCGCAAGCAGATTGTCGAGCGCGCCAAGCAGCTGGCCATCGCCGTGACGAACCCGAACGGCCGTCTGCGCTCGCAGGAGAACGAGTAAGCTTTTGCTTTCTGGCGGAAGTTCTTTATATCTGTGCGAGGACTGTGTGACGGACGGGGCTCAAACCTACCGTAAGCTGGGGGTTTGAAACCATTTATCTTTGTAAGTGAGAAATAAGAGATACAGAAGAGTTAACTGAATGATTTTTCACTATTTGTTAGAAAGAAAATCACTATAATTGTATTTTCGATGCATGCTTAGTTCAGTTCTCTTGTATCTTAAATGGTCCAGTTGAATTTGTTGATAAACTTCGGATTTTTTACCGAAGTTGTTTATAAAACATTCTAGGAGAATAAGCAGGGTGGCAAAGGTGTAGGAGATTGAGGAATTCtaataagggaacgttcaaaaattacgtccaacatttgggggagggggggggtctagaaaagtgtgacagtacgtgtattgggtatagggaaattgcgtgacagaggggggagggggggtctagaaatcccgaaaaacgatggacgtaatttttgaatcttccctaagtcATTGAAAATTCACAGTCATGAATCCTTAAAGGATgttgatacgaagttccataatcggattcacagctgtgtagtggagcaacgtcaaagagagcttcgagcgctgccatgggagttgaagagaacgctccagacatcgccattaggcacatcctttttagatatggcctaactttgattggaccgttctcatttcgcccttttgccaccacacaagacatccataggccaatattggccgaaccacagttgtgtaaatccattagatatacttgggtttaagaccccttgattctgaactcaatgtgagatgtccaggaaagcttggaatcaagaataactccaacgtactttacctgttcagtcacatcgatttcagaatcaaagagacgcaaaggtcgaacgccatcacggtttcgcctttccgtaaaaagaacaatacagtaacaaattttgaaaacgacgtataatcaatggtgtagcattgattatacgtcgttttcaaaatttgttactgaatagatgttttactcggattaaccgaaaggccatattggcgacatcaaccctcaactacctgaagggcactttgcatcaggtcgaaaagggtgctgatgcacataccgactaacaatgttagatagtcgtcggcaaaaccataagtaggaaaaccgctattattgagttgcctcaatagcgtatctgttacgagattccacaaaagtggtaataagactcccccttgggggcatccacaaacactcaatttcctaatcgcttaACGCAATGTCGAGCAGAGatttcggtttttgagcatttggtgaatccaattggaaatcattggagatataccatgaccccgtgcggcttccaatacggCATCGAAAGTCACGTTGTCAAagacaccctcgatatctaaggaaacacccaagcaggattgcttttgagcgaatgctttctcgatatcgtaaataaCCTTGTGTAAaacagtcacagtggacttaccagattggtaggcatgttggttcacatgaagaggcacgttggccagatgaacactacggatgtgatgatccgcaatgcgttctaagcatttcagaagaaaagaggtcaaactgataggtctgaaactctttgtttcttcatacgacgcacgacccactttcggaataaactttacagtaatatcccgccaggatttgggaatataccctgtagcaaaactgcaaacaagcattttttcaaaacatgtttgaaaaataatcaaatacattctgaagcaaaataggataaatcccatctgctccaggagatttgaaaggagcaaagctattaagtaccCACTCAATCGATTATATAGTtacaacagggtgtctactacctggaaaaacctggaatcatCAGGGAATTTTAtccgacctggaaaaatcctggaattctcagggaattttggTGACAATCAGGGATTTTCTGTGTTTATCATTTTAATACAAGTGGAGCAGACCtggctggtgtgatggttagaacacttgactatcacgccgatgacctgggatcgaatcccactcccgacatactcacaaaatgtgggttcttccttcggaagggaagtaaagcgtgggtcccgagatgaactagcccagggttaaaaatctcgttaatacagataaaaaaaaaatatttaatacaaattttcagttagaaatgcctcaaagcgaataaaaatttcggctgcgccgctattaacTACCCGCTCGTTAAATATTATTTATCAGATATAATGAATATCTGATGTTGAAACTAACTTGTACTTTTTTCACAGCAATCTCCTATTTTTTGTTTAacctatttcggaaaactgagtcgACATGCTTTTATTGTTAGGATTTTAAATTCTCAAAACTTTCAATATTGCAGCGTTAAATATTGGCTTAGTGACATAAATTGTATAAGCTATTTTTCTTTATTTCCATGTGAATGAGCTAACTGTCTTGCAAAATTTATTGAGGTTTGCCTAACAAATTCACAATCGCCTGTAGATGTTGGAAAATACCGTAGTTCCTAAAACTCCTGCGGAATATTATTGATCAATTGGAACTTCTGGCGGATTCGATGTtagtatttctagcgaaattaactagatgacttctggaagaatttttaaacatttttcggaccatttctgaaacgtttttagaACACCTTATAAATGAttcttaacaatgtttgaaagaattgattgatttaactttattatagagattttcaaccCTTGGCTAATTCGTCTCTTTTTGAAAGAATGTTCAACTCTCTctttcccatagttgcttctgagcTCCACATATTTTAACGAACTCGAGAGAAACTATTTTCGATTGTCATAATGCATTACTTTTGGAACATTCGTATATTCTAATTGTCAATTACTTGTTCCAAAAGTGAAACTATGGACAACCAGAGCTAtcgaaatacaaaatattttctattaattttgaaAGTAGTCCATCTGTAACAATGTTTGTTCATATACTTTTGGTGAAACGATGTTTTGACGTAAAGTAATCGTTCAAATATGTTGTGGAGAACCTAattaaaatattctgaaggaattaagaaattcctctagttgaatttatgtggacattaaaattttcaagtgtaactggcagtattatttgaagtcaattctgtgagaatctttctctgtaatgattattcaacaactgtattcattatttgtatatactttattaccgatacttcaatattacatacaatgtttcacactccagacaacaataacaatatctccacatatgacagatactcaatgtaaacatacacgctaaacgtaatagagtaatacaataatttgttatgtgcataccacaaggtaccacatctcgttttttctccagatccgcagcaaggtcactccacgttgttttcgcttatagtctcctcagtttatgaacgtctcgcttcagtctcacatcagaattagtagtacagtccagtcctgcaaaatatcagtctcagtgcatgtttttcagccgaaaatgaatgactgcggcggtcgttttcagttcctcgatgtgagaactgacagagtctgagagctccattcgtgagcgacccaacaagatcaattcccaatcatccacacactactcatgctgaaaggccattcgtctcaagcggtggcttgtgagagtgagtgccctatacgttagcacgggtgaaaacactcaactacagaaaattgaatggaaattttgccctgtcagctctcgctttcaacacgctgcgtgcgagtgtgagtacctatttcatttcgctcccgtgttgctgatcggaaagcaactttgacaggaaaaccaaaacggagaaaatgaaaaaagcaaaatatcgctatcataaaggcctgtcgagaaattgcagcactggtacagtcatccatttggtcatccatctctgctcggcattttggtaaattacttggccgttacttatggtcgtacctaaaaagaaatattattttgacccaagtattttcccaaatcccaaaatatttttaatactgagtgtcaagctaaatattacctttgctgatgaattaattgaattgctttcctcttctcaaatgttttcaatgacagctagcatgcaaacattgtatactgcccactgattttttttg contains:
- the LOC109413708 gene encoding large ribosomal subunit protein eL32, producing MALRPAYKPKIVKKRTKKFIRHQSDRYDKLAPNWRKPKGIDNRVRRRFKGQYLMPNIGYGSNKRTRHMLPNGFKKFLVHNVRELEVLMMQNRVYCAEIAHAVSSKKRKQIVERAKQLAIAVTNPNGRLRSQENE